In Helicobacter ganmani, the following proteins share a genomic window:
- a CDS encoding small multi-drug export protein, with protein sequence MCAILSRKRPTPKTMRDSALYRLIFVQPHNGETKLFLCGITLLTFYALAIITCFLLQNGIGDKLLSIGLSSLVFGRAAGISLALALEFNTFWATILNIYIENTMVIILYPLFVWSIQGISTFKRTEQFFASIYQVAQKYEKPIQKYGIVGLFAFVWLPFWMTGPIVGAAIGYFMHLKVWLNLLVVLSGTNIAILCWVYLLESLDSQLKYFGQNTMWVLLSVFVSLAIFGTFFAKLKSKKGEK encoded by the coding sequence ATGTGTGCCATTCTATCACGGAAGCGTCCAACACCCAAAACAATGAGAGATTCTGCGCTTTATCGTTTAATTTTTGTGCAACCGCATAATGGGGAGACAAAACTCTTTTTATGCGGAATCACATTGCTAACCTTTTACGCTTTAGCCATCATCACTTGTTTTTTACTGCAAAATGGTATAGGGGATAAACTTCTAAGTATAGGTTTAAGCTCTCTTGTGTTTGGGCGGGCTGCTGGAATTTCATTGGCTTTAGCATTAGAATTTAATACTTTTTGGGCTACAATTTTAAATATCTATATTGAAAACACAATGGTGATAATTCTTTATCCGCTTTTTGTATGGAGTATTCAAGGGATTAGCACTTTTAAAAGAACTGAACAATTTTTTGCTTCAATCTATCAGGTTGCGCAAAAATATGAAAAACCGATTCAAAAATATGGAATCGTGGGTTTGTTTGCATTTGTATGGTTACCCTTTTGGATGACAGGTCCTATTGTAGGTGCAGCAATCGGATATTTTATGCACCTAAAAGTCTGGCTGAATCTCCTTGTCGTTCTTAGTGGCACAAACATTGCGATTCTATGTTGGGTATATTTGCTAGAAAGCTTAGATTCTCAACTCAAATATTTTGGACAAAATACGATGTGGGTTTTATTGAGTGTATTTGTAAGCCTTGCTATTTTTGGCACATTCTTTGCAAAACTTAAAAGCAAAAAAGGAGAAAAATGA